One Pseudorhodoplanes sinuspersici DNA segment encodes these proteins:
- a CDS encoding MmgE/PrpD family protein: MNDRSAISAALARHIHAVRYNDLPTEAVEATKRSIIDAIGVMHAASGLGEGCEAFATLASAFGGVGTSTVIGWGFQTSPIFAAFANGAMAHALDFEDTHDATLVHPHAAVVPAALAVAEMAGGVTGRDFLTAVATGADLSCRLALGLTESVEKRGFYFIPMLSAYGAAAAAAKLLKLSERQIVQSLALASCQAVFSDALVSHPPSHLRAIRDGFSAKAGVTAALLAQRGIEAFDEPIEGRGGLYANFASGKFDGPRLLDKLGSVFEGANVSIKPWPSCRGTHAFVEAVLAIVRENKFTIGQIERIDVRISPFFSVLCEPPGQKRRPKTAIDAKFSVPFTIAIALAQGGITLDSFALTNLENSRLHALADRIFHEVETTWPFEQSTRGVLTVALADGRTLSREVIKPLGHPHNPMDREAMTWKFVDCLASARQPVDADAAEAVVAHLASIGQLADMRDVFGGAHHAS; this comes from the coding sequence ATGAATGATCGGTCCGCGATTTCGGCGGCACTCGCCCGGCATATTCACGCGGTGCGATACAACGACCTGCCGACCGAAGCGGTCGAAGCCACCAAGCGGTCTATTATCGATGCAATCGGGGTGATGCACGCGGCGAGCGGCCTTGGCGAAGGCTGCGAGGCCTTTGCCACGCTGGCCAGCGCTTTCGGCGGCGTCGGAACAAGCACCGTGATCGGCTGGGGCTTTCAGACATCTCCGATCTTCGCAGCGTTTGCCAATGGCGCGATGGCGCATGCCCTCGACTTCGAGGATACGCACGATGCAACGCTGGTGCATCCGCATGCGGCCGTGGTGCCGGCAGCGCTCGCGGTTGCGGAAATGGCCGGCGGCGTGACCGGTCGCGATTTTCTGACGGCGGTTGCGACCGGCGCCGATCTCTCTTGCCGGCTCGCGCTCGGCCTGACCGAAAGCGTGGAAAAACGCGGCTTCTACTTCATCCCGATGCTCAGCGCTTACGGCGCTGCGGCGGCCGCGGCAAAGCTGCTCAAGCTGTCTGAAAGACAGATCGTCCAGAGCCTCGCGCTCGCTTCGTGCCAGGCCGTGTTCAGCGATGCGCTGGTTTCCCATCCGCCCTCGCATCTGCGGGCGATCCGCGACGGCTTTAGCGCCAAGGCCGGCGTCACCGCCGCATTGCTGGCGCAGCGCGGTATCGAAGCCTTCGACGAGCCGATCGAGGGACGGGGCGGGCTGTACGCGAATTTCGCGAGCGGAAAATTCGACGGGCCGCGACTGCTAGACAAACTGGGAAGTGTTTTCGAGGGTGCGAATGTCAGCATCAAGCCATGGCCATCATGCCGCGGAACCCATGCTTTTGTTGAAGCGGTGCTCGCCATAGTGCGCGAAAACAAATTTACCATCGGCCAGATCGAGCGAATCGACGTGAGAATCAGCCCGTTTTTTTCGGTGCTGTGCGAGCCGCCGGGGCAGAAGCGACGGCCGAAGACCGCGATCGATGCAAAGTTCAGCGTGCCGTTTACAATCGCTATCGCGCTGGCACAGGGCGGCATCACGCTCGACAGCTTTGCGTTGACCAATCTGGAAAACTCGAGATTGCACGCGCTTGCGGATCGAATTTTCCACGAGGTGGAGACGACGTGGCCATTCGAGCAATCGACGCGCGGCGTGCTGACGGTCGCGCTTGCCGATGGCCGCACCCTATCGCGCGAGGTCATCAAGCCGCTTGGTCATCCGCACAACCCGATGGATCGCGAAGCGATGACATGGAAATTCGTGGATTGCCTCGCCTCGGCGCGGCAACCGGTTGACGCAGATGCAGCGGAAGCTGTCGTCGCGCACCTCGCTTCGATCGGGCAACTTGCGGATATGCGCGATGTGTTCGGCGGCGCGCACCACGCCTCGTAG
- a CDS encoding IclR family transcriptional regulator has product MSEEATSTVVRVVRLLQCIAEVGGEISVKEFAAHLSLPPSTVHRLLKLLMSQGLIEQRATTQRYRVGRELFRISSLIARQVDFEEIARPILTALRDACQETCYFAMYLPTSRRFVGTVVARSPHPLGYHFEPLMQQKVAWGAVGRCMLAYLPEEEVRKAVAEAGESPAGNPPPSLKDMKAALEEIRERGYASAEGEIFPEAIGFARVVFDADGNVMGSLGITMPMIRYKASMHKQLANLVIGKAKELSKALGYREVAELPASNELRPRRRARA; this is encoded by the coding sequence GTGTCGGAAGAAGCAACCAGCACCGTCGTCCGCGTGGTGCGCCTCCTGCAATGCATCGCCGAGGTCGGCGGTGAAATCTCGGTAAAGGAATTTGCCGCACATTTGTCCCTGCCCCCGAGTACGGTGCATCGGCTATTGAAGCTCTTGATGTCGCAAGGGCTGATCGAGCAACGGGCCACGACCCAGCGCTACCGCGTTGGGCGGGAGCTGTTTCGTATATCGTCGCTGATCGCTCGCCAGGTAGATTTTGAGGAGATCGCGCGCCCAATCCTCACCGCGTTGCGCGATGCCTGCCAGGAGACCTGCTACTTCGCGATGTATCTGCCGACGTCGCGTCGTTTCGTCGGCACGGTGGTCGCACGCTCGCCGCATCCGCTCGGTTATCATTTCGAGCCGCTCATGCAGCAAAAGGTCGCGTGGGGGGCGGTCGGCCGCTGCATGCTGGCCTATCTGCCGGAAGAGGAAGTGCGTAAGGCCGTGGCGGAAGCGGGTGAATCGCCGGCGGGGAATCCACCGCCAAGCCTCAAGGACATGAAGGCCGCGCTGGAGGAGATTCGCGAACGCGGATATGCGTCAGCCGAGGGCGAGATATTTCCCGAGGCAATCGGCTTCGCGCGCGTCGTGTTCGACGCCGACGGCAATGTGATGGGCTCGCTCGGCATCACCATGCCGATGATCCGATACAAGGCGTCCATGCACAAGCAGCTTGCCAATCTGGTCATCGGCAAAGCCAAGGAGCTAAGCAAAGCGCTCGGTTATCGTGAAGTCGCCGAACTCCCGGCTAGTAACGAGCTGCGACCGCGGCGAAGGGCGCGCGCATGA
- a CDS encoding enoyl-CoA hydratase/isomerase family protein: protein MIDGAETVTPFRLIEDGPVLVLEIDRPDTRNSLRLTEIVALGDVLASAHVMAARCLVIRGVGGSFCAGRDVREIDPDGEDAYEVLHRQIGPVLQRLRTLPAPTIASVGGPALGFGLGLALACDMTIAADNAVFGSPFRRIGAVLDSGGHYFFQRRLCSHRAAELVFTGRMLSGSEAAILGLINEAVAADRLATRTTELATLIASGPTAAFRATKQILLKERSFDEVLELEARFQKEVTHGPDGREGLAAFRERRNPVFTGT from the coding sequence ATGATTGACGGGGCGGAGACCGTAACCCCGTTCCGGCTGATCGAAGATGGCCCCGTGCTTGTGCTGGAAATCGACCGGCCGGATACACGCAACAGTTTGCGGCTCACCGAGATCGTGGCACTGGGAGACGTCCTTGCAAGCGCACACGTGATGGCTGCACGGTGCCTCGTCATTCGTGGTGTCGGTGGCAGCTTCTGTGCTGGGCGCGACGTGCGGGAGATCGATCCCGACGGAGAGGACGCCTACGAAGTTCTGCATCGGCAGATCGGCCCAGTGTTGCAACGGCTACGCACGCTGCCTGCCCCGACAATTGCGTCGGTCGGCGGACCTGCGCTCGGGTTCGGGCTCGGTCTCGCGCTCGCCTGCGACATGACGATTGCCGCCGATAATGCGGTGTTTGGCAGCCCGTTCCGCCGCATTGGCGCAGTGCTGGATTCAGGCGGTCATTACTTCTTCCAGCGACGGCTCTGCAGCCACCGCGCTGCCGAGCTTGTTTTCACCGGCCGCATGCTCAGCGGCAGCGAGGCCGCCATTCTGGGCCTGATCAACGAGGCGGTTGCTGCGGACAGGCTTGCGACGCGTACCACCGAGCTGGCGACGCTGATCGCCAGCGGCCCAACCGCGGCCTTCCGTGCGACCAAGCAAATTCTCCTGAAGGAGCGCAGCTTCGACGAGGTGTTGGAATTGGAAGCCCGCTTTCAGAAAGAAGTCACGCACGGTCCCGATGGTCGCGAGGGTCTCGCCGCGTTCCGCGAACGGCGCAACCCGGTCTTTACCGGCACGTAA
- a CDS encoding Arm DNA-binding domain-containing protein yields MSDTKVRNAKPAEKQYAIADGQGLSILVRPNGTKLWLYRYRFGGRRCRSALSPASDSRPRAKTTTPNKLLN; encoded by the coding sequence TTGAGCGACACAAAAGTCCGCAATGCCAAGCCGGCGGAGAAGCAATACGCCATTGCCGACGGCCAGGGTCTCAGCATCCTGGTGCGACCGAACGGGACCAAGTTGTGGCTCTACCGCTACCGTTTCGGCGGAAGGCGATGTCGTTCCGCACTTTCTCCGGCGTCGGACTCAAGGCCGCGCGCGAAAACTACGACGCCAAACAAGTTATTGAATTAG
- a CDS encoding ABC transporter substrate-binding protein — translation MRRIMLQLCALLLLPSLALALAQAKDPIKLKVGMVNAVDMLALPIAVERGFFEKYGLDVTIARPYATGIDALNALQAGETDMVQAGVPAIGAILRGMDLVFFGNFSGNATKLGSDATLALIAGKDSGIAKGDLKSLKGKKIATSFGTINHLYILGLLEKAGLAPTDVTLINTPPPEMSVALLTKGVDAFVSWDPAPVIAMKDVPGAIEVIRGGDVISYLGFNIALRPWVEKNGPTIEKFLAAVSEADQWMRKNPKQAAAIGTRWIPGLKPDVAETAMQHNVQQVDRRISAHNYRALWKAQNTLQRLGVIKSVFDVNKHIEPKFILNVMKTYPDLFSDLQPIPTDVAIKPGFVFKP, via the coding sequence ATGCGACGGATTATGTTGCAACTTTGCGCCTTGCTGCTGCTGCCCTCACTGGCACTGGCACTGGCACAGGCAAAGGATCCCATAAAACTGAAGGTCGGCATGGTTAATGCCGTGGACATGCTGGCGTTGCCGATTGCAGTTGAGCGCGGCTTCTTCGAAAAATACGGGCTCGATGTGACGATCGCTCGTCCCTACGCCACCGGCATCGATGCACTCAACGCGTTGCAGGCGGGCGAAACCGACATGGTGCAAGCGGGCGTGCCGGCCATCGGCGCCATTCTGCGCGGCATGGATCTGGTGTTCTTCGGCAATTTCAGCGGCAATGCCACCAAGCTCGGCTCTGACGCGACACTCGCGCTGATCGCCGGCAAGGACTCGGGCATAGCCAAGGGCGACCTCAAGAGCCTTAAGGGCAAGAAGATCGCGACCTCGTTCGGCACGATCAACCATCTCTACATTCTTGGCCTGCTTGAGAAGGCCGGCCTCGCGCCGACCGACGTGACGCTGATCAACACGCCGCCGCCGGAGATGAGCGTGGCGTTGCTTACCAAGGGCGTGGATGCGTTTGTGTCCTGGGACCCGGCACCGGTGATCGCCATGAAGGACGTGCCGGGCGCTATCGAGGTCATTCGCGGAGGCGATGTCATCTCCTATCTAGGCTTCAATATTGCGCTGAGGCCGTGGGTTGAGAAGAATGGGCCAACGATCGAGAAATTCCTCGCGGCCGTGTCGGAGGCCGACCAGTGGATGCGTAAAAATCCCAAGCAGGCCGCCGCCATTGGTACACGCTGGATTCCCGGGCTTAAGCCCGACGTTGCGGAGACTGCGATGCAGCACAACGTCCAGCAAGTGGACCGCCGGATTTCCGCTCACAACTATCGTGCGCTATGGAAAGCACAGAATACGCTGCAACGGCTGGGCGTGATCAAGTCGGTTTTCGATGTCAACAAGCATATCGAGCCAAAGTTCATCCTGAACGTGATGAAGACATACCCGGATCTGTTTTCAGACCTGCAGCCCATTCCCACGGACGTGGCGATTAAACCCGGCTTCGTGTTCAAGCCTTGA
- a CDS encoding DUF3237 domain-containing protein yields MDPVKPTLEFVFRIRMQLGIRQKFGPLPQGSTRGFVTAAGGTIEGPRLNGRVIPNSGGDWALYRDDHTVGFDARYMLEADDNTMIYMLNRGYRHAPPDTAARMEALDPSVDPSMYYMRVAPSFETPIGKHDWLTRTVIVGSARRNADHSIFDYYAVL; encoded by the coding sequence ATGGATCCGGTGAAACCGACGCTGGAATTCGTTTTCAGAATCCGGATGCAGCTTGGCATCCGGCAGAAATTTGGTCCGCTTCCGCAGGGCTCAACACGCGGCTTTGTGACCGCCGCCGGCGGCACGATCGAGGGACCGCGGCTGAACGGGCGGGTGATCCCCAACAGCGGCGGCGACTGGGCGCTCTACCGCGATGATCACACAGTCGGCTTCGACGCGCGCTATATGCTCGAAGCCGACGATAACACGATGATCTACATGCTCAACCGCGGCTATCGTCATGCGCCGCCGGACACCGCCGCTCGCATGGAAGCGCTCGACCCGTCGGTCGACCCGTCGATGTATTACATGCGAGTTGCGCCAAGCTTCGAGACGCCGATCGGGAAGCACGATTGGCTGACGCGTACGGTGATCGTCGGCTCCGCACGGCGAAATGCGGATCATTCGATCTTTGATTATTATGCGGTGCTTTAA
- a CDS encoding class I adenylate-forming enzyme family protein, translating into MTQARLTQGLRRAAQVNPSGVALIDGDVRRTWRDVEARVSRAASALRDAGLSEGGRVAILAHNSHRYFEIYYAIPWAGGVIVPLNPRLALPEMQYIVEDSGAEILVVDDSFLAIGQAVRERVLSLRCVIHISDNPAPDGFASYEKLVAETQSVADANRHGGDLAGIFYTGGSTGKAKGVMLSHDNLVANAVNGCYMIGYDATTVYLHAAPMCYLTDGMSTLSVTMAAGTHVFIPRFEVEACLNAMTEHRVTNIALVPTMITMIVNSPGIEMRDMSSLRQIMFGSSPITEGTLKRAVQLWPEMRFLHGWGMTELSPIGTMLPYHLRLPRVAGERLKSCGVAAPNIELKIADKQGNEVPRGQIGEIVVRGPIVMQGYWNKPEETAKALRDGWLHTGDAAIMDEEGLVYIADRLKDMIITGGENVYSTEVENAISLMPEIAEVSVIGIPDPHWGESVHAIVVPRNGAKVTLESVQTHCRTLIAAYKCPRSMELRDQPLPVSAAGKIQKNVLREPYWRGREKRVN; encoded by the coding sequence ATGACACAGGCGCGACTGACGCAGGGGTTACGGCGCGCGGCACAAGTCAATCCGTCAGGCGTTGCGCTGATCGACGGCGATGTGCGGCGCACCTGGCGCGACGTGGAGGCGCGCGTGTCGCGGGCTGCGAGTGCCTTGCGTGACGCGGGTCTGAGCGAAGGCGGACGCGTCGCAATTCTAGCGCATAACAGCCACCGCTATTTCGAAATCTACTACGCGATCCCCTGGGCGGGCGGTGTCATCGTGCCATTGAATCCGCGGCTCGCGTTGCCGGAGATGCAATACATCGTCGAGGATTCCGGCGCCGAAATCCTCGTCGTGGACGACAGCTTTCTAGCGATCGGGCAGGCGGTGCGCGAACGCGTGCTATCACTGCGATGTGTCATCCACATCTCGGACAATCCCGCACCGGACGGCTTTGCGAGCTATGAAAAGCTTGTCGCCGAGACGCAGTCTGTTGCCGATGCCAACCGGCATGGCGGCGACCTTGCCGGAATTTTTTATACCGGCGGCAGTACCGGCAAGGCGAAGGGTGTCATGCTCAGTCACGACAACCTCGTCGCCAATGCCGTGAACGGCTGTTACATGATCGGCTACGATGCGACCACCGTTTATCTGCATGCGGCGCCGATGTGTTATCTCACGGACGGCATGTCGACCCTGTCGGTGACCATGGCGGCCGGCACACATGTCTTCATCCCGCGCTTCGAGGTCGAGGCCTGCCTGAACGCGATGACCGAGCATCGTGTGACCAATATCGCGCTGGTACCAACGATGATCACTATGATCGTCAATTCGCCTGGCATCGAGATGCGCGACATGTCGAGCCTGCGCCAGATCATGTTCGGGTCGTCCCCGATCACCGAGGGGACGTTGAAGCGCGCGGTCCAGCTATGGCCCGAGATGCGCTTTCTGCACGGTTGGGGCATGACCGAGCTGTCGCCGATCGGCACCATGCTGCCGTACCATCTGCGATTGCCGCGTGTTGCCGGAGAAAGGCTGAAATCATGCGGTGTCGCTGCGCCCAATATCGAGCTGAAGATTGCGGATAAGCAGGGAAACGAGGTTCCGCGCGGCCAGATCGGTGAGATCGTGGTGCGCGGCCCTATCGTGATGCAGGGCTACTGGAACAAGCCGGAAGAGACAGCGAAAGCGCTGCGGGACGGCTGGCTGCATACCGGTGACGCCGCGATCATGGACGAGGAGGGCCTCGTCTATATCGCCGATCGGTTGAAGGACATGATTATTACCGGTGGCGAGAACGTCTACTCGACCGAAGTTGAGAATGCGATCTCGCTGATGCCGGAAATCGCGGAGGTGTCGGTGATCGGCATTCCCGATCCGCATTGGGGCGAGTCGGTGCATGCGATCGTGGTTCCGCGCAACGGCGCGAAGGTCACGCTTGAGTCCGTACAGACGCATTGCCGCACGCTGATCGCCGCCTACAAATGCCCACGCAGCATGGAACTGCGCGATCAGCCGTTGCCGGTCTCGGCAGCCGGAAAGATCCAGAAAAATGTGCTGCGCGAACCTTACTGGCGCGGCCGGGAAAAGCGGGTGAACTGA
- a CDS encoding NAD(P)-dependent oxidoreductase yields the protein MSNTDLPIAPPARIGFFGLGAMGCGMAVNLVRAGFTVTACDLSEAARKDFEARCGVKATMDARAACADQDAIVTMLGDGKVVRSALFGGDAPIKAANAETLLIDCSSSSPVDTENLAKDLAPLKISLIDSPVSGAEKGANEGALTLMVGGSEALVKRADPILRAMGKSIFHTGPLGSGHAMKTINNFIAGLNLVSALQGLLVGQKYGLDPNLMVDIVNASYGRNAATEFVLKQQVTSGKFAANFKMWLAAKDARVMEETARHVGFTASLPRDLTEVFSQAERQFGRDADFTNVYKYLDSFWEKDKATAKGRG from the coding sequence ATGTCGAATACGGATCTGCCGATTGCGCCGCCTGCCCGGATCGGATTTTTTGGGCTCGGCGCCATGGGCTGCGGTATGGCGGTCAATCTGGTGCGCGCCGGTTTCACGGTGACCGCCTGCGATCTGTCGGAAGCCGCGCGGAAGGATTTTGAAGCGCGCTGCGGCGTAAAAGCGACAATGGACGCGCGCGCGGCCTGCGCCGATCAGGATGCGATCGTGACCATGCTGGGTGACGGCAAGGTCGTGCGCAGCGCCTTGTTCGGCGGCGATGCCCCCATCAAGGCGGCGAATGCGGAGACGTTGCTGATCGACTGTTCCTCGTCCTCGCCCGTCGATACCGAAAATCTCGCGAAGGATCTCGCGCCTCTGAAAATCTCGCTGATCGATTCACCGGTTTCAGGCGCCGAAAAAGGCGCGAATGAAGGCGCGCTGACCCTCATGGTCGGCGGTTCGGAAGCTCTGGTGAAGCGTGCGGATCCTATTCTTCGTGCGATGGGCAAGTCGATTTTCCACACCGGGCCGCTCGGCTCCGGCCATGCCATGAAGACGATTAACAATTTCATTGCCGGGCTGAATCTCGTTTCGGCGCTGCAAGGCCTTCTGGTAGGGCAGAAATACGGCCTCGATCCGAATCTGATGGTCGACATCGTGAACGCGTCCTATGGACGCAACGCAGCGACCGAATTCGTGCTCAAGCAGCAGGTCACATCGGGCAAGTTCGCCGCCAATTTCAAGATGTGGTTGGCCGCCAAGGATGCCCGGGTGATGGAAGAGACCGCGCGGCATGTCGGCTTTACCGCCTCGCTGCCGCGCGACCTGACGGAGGTCTTCTCGCAAGCGGAAAGACAATTCGGCCGCGATGCCGATTTCACAAATGTCTATAAATATCTCGATTCGTTCTGGGAGAAGGACAAGGCCACGGCGAAGGGGCGGGGTTGA
- a CDS encoding GMC family oxidoreductase, which produces MSVATSQAGENRYDYVIVGGGSAGCVLAARLSENPDIRVCLIEAGPRDRNPLIHIPLGVMRLINHPRLNWRYWSTPQQHAADRPIYLPRGRVLGGSSSINGSIYMRGHRADYDDWAKWGNPGWSYADVLPYFRKSENNEQFQDSPYHGRGGPMNVTDLESYNPLVDIMCEAAESLQLARTADFNGKEQEGFGRRQVTVRRGRRESAATAFLRNARSRPNLTIICNALVSRIVFENRRATRVEFKQDDKPRSLSAKREIVLAAGAFASPAILMRSGIGNGPALQELGIGVLHHAPQVGSNLQDHISAAVQYSSPTTMPYGLSLRSMPWLAWSFLQYPLFRRGLLANTILHAGGFVKSRPDLDRPDIQFILLPAERTPEGRVGIGHGYGLVTLLLRPRSSGIVTLAGRDPDRAPVIDPRFYSEMEDLDDMVRGLRFARRVLEAPAWQHVRGEELRPGPSVQSDEALKDYIRATSVTCFHPVGTCRMGPDANDVVDAQLRVRGVEGLRVVDASIMPRMIGGNTNAPVIMIAEKAADMISGRPPLPAATGL; this is translated from the coding sequence ATGTCCGTCGCGACGTCGCAGGCCGGCGAGAACCGATACGACTACGTGATCGTGGGTGGCGGTTCGGCCGGATGCGTGCTGGCCGCTCGCCTGAGCGAAAACCCTGACATCCGCGTGTGCCTGATCGAAGCCGGGCCGCGTGATCGCAATCCGCTGATCCATATTCCGCTCGGCGTGATGCGGCTGATCAATCATCCGCGGCTCAACTGGCGCTACTGGTCGACGCCGCAGCAGCACGCAGCGGACCGGCCGATCTATCTGCCGCGCGGACGGGTACTCGGCGGGTCAAGCTCGATCAACGGCAGCATCTACATGCGCGGCCATCGCGCCGATTACGACGACTGGGCGAAGTGGGGAAATCCGGGCTGGTCGTATGCGGACGTACTGCCCTATTTCCGGAAATCAGAGAACAACGAGCAGTTTCAGGATTCGCCCTATCATGGACGCGGCGGGCCGATGAATGTCACCGATCTCGAAAGCTACAATCCGCTGGTCGACATCATGTGCGAGGCCGCCGAGTCGTTGCAACTTGCCCGTACCGCGGACTTCAACGGAAAAGAACAGGAAGGCTTCGGCCGCCGGCAGGTGACTGTCCGCCGCGGGCGGCGAGAATCGGCGGCGACAGCGTTCCTGCGCAACGCGCGATCGCGGCCCAATCTGACGATTATCTGCAACGCGCTGGTGTCGCGCATCGTATTCGAGAACCGGCGCGCCACTCGCGTCGAGTTCAAGCAAGACGACAAGCCGCGGTCATTGTCGGCAAAGCGCGAGATCGTGCTGGCGGCAGGGGCCTTCGCATCCCCAGCGATTCTGATGCGCTCTGGCATCGGCAACGGTCCCGCCTTGCAGGAGCTTGGCATCGGCGTGCTGCATCACGCACCACAAGTCGGCAGTAACTTACAGGACCACATCTCTGCCGCTGTGCAGTATTCGAGCCCAACCACCATGCCTTATGGCCTGTCGTTGCGCTCCATGCCCTGGCTTGCGTGGAGCTTCCTGCAATATCCACTGTTCCGCCGTGGGCTCCTCGCCAACACCATTCTACATGCAGGCGGCTTTGTGAAATCGCGGCCCGATCTTGATCGGCCGGATATCCAGTTCATCCTGCTACCGGCCGAGCGCACACCGGAGGGACGCGTGGGAATCGGCCACGGTTATGGGCTGGTGACGCTGCTCCTGCGGCCACGCAGCAGCGGCATCGTGACCCTCGCCGGGCGTGATCCCGACCGCGCGCCGGTAATCGATCCGCGCTTCTACAGCGAGATGGAGGATCTCGACGATATGGTGCGCGGTTTGCGCTTTGCACGGCGTGTGCTGGAGGCGCCGGCTTGGCAGCACGTGCGCGGCGAGGAGCTGCGGCCTGGCCCGAGCGTGCAGAGTGATGAGGCGCTGAAGGACTATATCCGCGCAACCTCAGTCACCTGCTTCCATCCCGTCGGCACCTGTCGCATGGGGCCGGATGCAAACGACGTGGTAGACGCGCAGCTTCGCGTGCGCGGGGTGGAGGGTCTGCGCGTCGTAGATGCCTCGATCATGCCGCGCATGATCGGCGGCAATACCAACGCCCCGGTGATCATGATCGCCGAGAAAGCGGCGGACATGATTTCCGGCAGGCCGCCGTTGCCAGCCGCGACAGGACTCTGA